The genomic DNA ACGTGGATGTAGTATGATGACTTTTTAAACTACTGAAGAGTCTTTTTTTGATTTTCGATGAAGTAGGATAAAAGTTTCTGTATATAAAAAAATAATATTTTCTATATTTTTTGTTATTTTTTTCGATTGTAAGAGTATATCTAACATTAATAGTGTGTTTTTTTCACCATATTTATTATGTATGATTCCATTTACCTGTTGATTTATAAAATATTCTATTTTTTTGAAAATTTTTCTTTTTATTTTTCTGTTTTCTTTTTCAGTACATCTATGAATTCTGATTTTTTTAAAAATTTGGAAATATTCTAACATCAAATATTTAAGTATACGTAAATTTTTCTTTTGCTGATCTTTTAAAGATTTATGACTATTCATCACGTGAAATAAAGTACGATTAGTTATAATATCTGAAGATTCAATCATTTCTTTCATTTTATTATATATACGTATATAAAGTCTACCAGAGGTTTGATCACTACTTTTTGTTTTTCTAATTACTAATATTAAAGAGTTTTGTATTATCGTAAAGTTTTTTTTAATTTTTAAAAAAATTTTCTTACTATCCTGTAAAATTTTTAATTTCTCTTGAGTAATTCCTTCTATACTATTTTCATAAATATTTTCTATTGATTCAATTAAAGGGTCTAATATATCCAATGTCTTGTTTAAGAACCTTTCTAAGGAAAGAGTTTCTCCTAAAAGGATTATTTTTTGTTCTTCAAGTTTTTTTGATTCTACTTTTTGATAATTTTTGTAGCTTTTGTAAAAAACAACAACAATCAAAAAAAGAAAAAAAATTAAGGCCCATATTTTTGAAAAATATAAAAAAGAGGACGTAATTCCTGCCATAAAAAAAGCCATAAAACCTGTTAAGAACCAACCTCTTATAACTTTTAAAACTCCTGATATTCTATAAACTGCACTTTCCCTATCCCAAGCTCTATCTGAAAGAGATGTCCCCATAGATACCATAAAAGTAACAAAAGTAGTTGATAATGGTAATTTTTTAACCGTAGCTATGGATATTAATATGCTAGATATAGTTAAATTAGCAGAGGCTCTAACTAAATCAAAGGCAACATTTTCATTTTGTTGTTTTTTTCTTTTAAAATTTTTTTCTATTCTTACCAATAATCTTTTAGGAAATAATTTAAAAAATTTATCTCCAAAATATAAGAAAAATCGAACGATTCCTCTTGAAAGAGAAGAGGATAAAAATTTTTCATCTCCTTCATTTTGTCTACTTAAATTAATTTCTGTGCTTGTAATTGTTTTTGTCTTTTTAGAAAACCAAAGAGTCAATATCATAATAATACCCGAAAAAATTAATACGGATGAAGGAACATGAACATTTTCAGATAGACTTTTCATATAAAATTTTTCGGCTGGAGGACCACCCGCTTCTTTCCATATATTATAAGATTGTATGCTAGCTATAGGAATTCCTATAAAATTGACTAAATCATTTCCAGCAAAAGCCATAGCTAAAGAAAAAGTTCCATATAAAACGACGAATTTTAATATATTACATCCTAAAGAAACACAAATCTTTGCGATAATGATACAAACAGAAAATAATACAAGTAAAAAAACAAAAAAATTATGGTGTATATACTTAATAAAATTTTTAATGAATAGAGAAAAATATGTTGAATTTTCACTAACTATACCTTGTAAACCTCTTACAATCAAAAAATAAGTCATACTGCTTAATGAAATAGCGGCCCATATAACTCCTAAATATTTTAATCTATTCTCATATTCAAAACTTAAAAAAAACCGTATAAAATAATGAATAAATGCACCTGAAATAAAAGAAATGATAATAGATAAAAAAATACCTAAACCTATCGTTAATGTTTTTTCTGCTTTTATGTATAGACTTAAATTATGAAGAGGTTCTTGACTTAGTGGGGAAGACATTTTTATCATGGCAATACTGAACGCTCCACCTAATAAACAAAAAACCATGGATACTGTAGTAGAGGTAGGTAACCCTAGAGTATTAAAAATATCTAATAAAATAATATCAGATATCATTACAGCTAAAAAAATGAAGGTTAGATCTGAAAAATAAAAATAAGAAGGATCAAAAACTCCTTTTCTAGCTACTTCCATCATTCCACTGGAAAGAAATGCTCCTAATAAAATACCCATGCTAGAAAAAATCATAATAGTTTTACGAGAAGCAACTTTAGATCCAATAGCTGAATTCAGAAAATTAACTGCATCATTAATCAAACCTACAATAAGATCAAAAATAGATAATACAAAAAGAATCACTATAATTGATGGATAAAAAAATTTCATAATAAAGAGGTAAGTATTAATTAATCAATTTGATAACAAAAACAAAAGTATATTATTTTTGGAGTTTGTTATTGTAATAATTAATCTTGATGATTAATCGTCATTAATTTTTTTATAATTTTTTTATAGATTCCTTGATAAGATGTTCCACAGTATATTCTGGATTTTTATCCAAAATTTCATCCAAAATTTTTTTAGATTCTTGAGTATAAAAACCTAAAACTATCAAAGCTTTTAAGGCTTCTTCTTTCTTTTTTTTATTTTTTATGTTAAAACAA from Blattabacterium cuenoti includes the following:
- a CDS encoding inorganic phosphate transporter, with product MKFFYPSIIVILFVLSIFDLIVGLINDAVNFLNSAIGSKVASRKTIMIFSSMGILLGAFLSSGMMEVARKGVFDPSYFYFSDLTFIFLAVMISDIILLDIFNTLGLPTSTTVSMVFCLLGGAFSIAMIKMSSPLSQEPLHNLSLYIKAEKTLTIGLGIFLSIIISFISGAFIHYFIRFFLSFEYENRLKYLGVIWAAISLSSMTYFLIVRGLQGIVSENSTYFSLFIKNFIKYIHHNFFVFLLVLFSVCIIIAKICVSLGCNILKFVVLYGTFSLAMAFAGNDLVNFIGIPIASIQSYNIWKEAGGPPAEKFYMKSLSENVHVPSSVLIFSGIIMILTLWFSKKTKTITSTEINLSRQNEGDEKFLSSSLSRGIVRFFLYFGDKFFKLFPKRLLVRIEKNFKRKKQQNENVAFDLVRASANLTISSILISIATVKKLPLSTTFVTFMVSMGTSLSDRAWDRESAVYRISGVLKVIRGWFLTGFMAFFMAGITSSFLYFSKIWALIFFLFLIVVVFYKSYKNYQKVESKKLEEQKIILLGETLSLERFLNKTLDILDPLIESIENIYENSIEGITQEKLKILQDSKKIFLKIKKNFTIIQNSLILVIRKTKSSDQTSGRLYIRIYNKMKEMIESSDIITNRTLFHVMNSHKSLKDQQKKNLRILKYLMLEYFQIFKKIRIHRCTEKENRKIKRKIFKKIEYFINQQVNGIIHNKYGEKNTLLMLDILLQSKKITKNIENIIFLYTETFILLHRKSKKDSSVV